A window of Desulfuromonas soudanensis genomic DNA:
GGAGGTTCCAGCGCTGCATCGCCAGGGCGAGGATGAACCCCCCCATGAAGAGGAAGATCAGATGACTGGCGTAGGGTGCCGTCGCCTTGCTGGTATGCATGATCCCCATCAGGGGAAAGAGGGTGATGGGGAGAAGGCTGGTGGCGGGGATGGGAATCGACTCGCACATCCACCAGCAGGCCATCAGCAGAGCCACCGCGGCCATTTTCTGGGCGGCTGGCTCCATCCCGGCGGGAGTGGGGATGAGGAGCATCAGGGAAAAAAGGACGGGACCGAGAACGAGACCGATCTTCTGCCGGGTAGTGTACTCCCGCGGTTCCCCTTCCTCGACGCCGCCGGGGCCGGAGGTGACGCGGCGGGTGTGCTCCGCCGGGGACTCCTCCATCTCGTCGGCCAGGTCGACTTCATGCTCCTGCCTGCCGTTACTGAAGGCCAGATGCCTGCCAAGCCCCTTGAGAAGAGCCCGGGGACTGAAGAGGACCAGCCCTTTGGTTTCGTCGTGCATTTTCCAGAGGCGATTCCATACTGAAGCCATCATCGTTTACAGACTCCTTCGGTCAGGGATTTTAAGTTTCGACCTGATTTGACGAGACACCTTTTCACTTTTAGCAACACAGGTGCCAAGCCTGGATAGAGCGACCCCGACGGCGAAGTACATTCCGTATAATTCTTATCGTTTTCGGTGACTTGTCGTGTACACAAAAAAACCGAATTTAAAATTCCGTTATAAAATCATTCCCGGTTCCGGCCGGGCGGACAAAGAAAAAGCGGCCGATTTTGGCCGCTTTAATAAAGGATCGGATGCCGGGCGGGGATAGACGGCCCCTGGCGGCCCTGGCGGAAATCGGCCACTGCCGCCAGGGGCTCAATCGACGCCGGAGAGCTGGTATTTTTCCATTTTGTAGCGCAACGTTCCCCGGGGAACGTTGAGCAGACGGGCCGTTTTGGCCACATTTCCGCCGGTGATTTTCGCCGCCTGGGCGATCAACTCCTTTTCCAGCTGTTCGACCGTCGCCTCGAGGAGAATCCCCTCCGGGGGAATCTCGAAGGAAATGAGGCTCTCCCGGGGAGCGATCTCGCCGCGAATCTCCCGGGGGAGGACATCGGGACGAATGACGTCTCCCTGGTTCATGATGCAGATCCTCTCCACCACGTTGCGCAGCTCGCGGACGTTTCCCGGCCAGGCATAGCGCGTCAGCAGATCCAGGGCTTCCCGGGAAATCTCCCGGATGTGCTTGTTGAATTCCCGATTGAAGCGCTGCAGGAAGGAGTGCAGGAGCGGCGGGATATCCGGGCGCCGCTCCCGCAGCGGCGGCACATGGATGGGGAAGACGTTGAGGCGGTAGTAGAGATCCTCACGGAAGACCTTCTCCTCGATCGCCTCCTTGAGATTGCGGTTGGTGGCGGCGATCACCCGCACATCGATGTCGATATTGCGGATGCCGCCGAGCCTGCGGATCTTGCGATCCTCGAGGACCCGCAACAGCTTGACCTGCAGCCCGAGATCCATCTCGCCGATTTCGTCGAGGAAGATCGTCCCGCCGCCGGCCTCTTCGAAGAGGCCGATCTTGCGGGTCTTGGCATCGGTGAAGGCGCCGCGCTCATGGCCGAAGAGCTCCGACTCGAGGAGGTTGAAGGGGAGCGATCCGCAGTTGATCTCGATGAAGGGCCGGTCCCGGCGGGGAGAGAGGTTGTGGATGCCGCGGGCCACCAGCTCCTTGCCGGTTCCGCTCTCGCCGGTGATGATCACCGTCGAGGTCTCGTGCTTGGCGACCTCCCGCACCTGCCGAAAGACATCGAGGAGTTCGGGGCTCGAGCCGACCATGTCGCCGGTCCCCGACAGGTCACCCTCCTTGGTCTTGCGCCGCAGGCTCCGCACCTCGCGGCGCAGATTCTGGGTCTCCAGGGCCAGGCGGACGATAAGGCGGATGGCGTCGGCCTTGAAGGGCTTTTTGATGTAGTCGTAGGCCCCCATTTTCAGGGCCTCGACGGCGCTCTCGACGGTGCCGTAGCCGGTGATGATGATCACCAGCACCTCGGGGTCGACCTCCCTCAGTTCGCGCAGGACGTCGAGACCGCTCTTGCCGGCCAGATTGAGGTCGAGAAGGACGAGGTCGACATCCTCCTCGCCGACCTGGCGCACCGCTTCGTCGCCGCTTTCGGTGGAGATGGGGCGATAGCCGTCCTCGGTCAGTATCCGCTCGAGGTTTTCACGGATGAATGCCTCGTCATCGACGATCAGGATTTTGTCCATAACTACTCCGGTCCCCTTCCGCAGCAGGGGGGAAGGGGAACAAACGTTTTTTTTAATACTTGTCGTAGACCCGTTCATACTAGGGAGGGGGGGCGGTAAAGGCAATAAAAAAATGGTGGATTTTCGCCACCTGCGGCGCGGCTCGAAAGGAGGGGGAGGCGAAAAAAGAAGGGAGGTCAGGAGGGTGTGCCGGGGAACCAGAGGAGAAAGGTGCTCCCCTGGCCGGGATGGCTGCGGACCTCGATCCGACCGCCATGGTCGGAGACGATGTTGTGGGTG
This region includes:
- a CDS encoding sigma-54-dependent transcriptional regulator: MDKILIVDDEAFIRENLERILTEDGYRPISTESGDEAVRQVGEEDVDLVLLDLNLAGKSGLDVLRELREVDPEVLVIIITGYGTVESAVEALKMGAYDYIKKPFKADAIRLIVRLALETQNLRREVRSLRRKTKEGDLSGTGDMVGSSPELLDVFRQVREVAKHETSTVIITGESGTGKELVARGIHNLSPRRDRPFIEINCGSLPFNLLESELFGHERGAFTDAKTRKIGLFEEAGGGTIFLDEIGEMDLGLQVKLLRVLEDRKIRRLGGIRNIDIDVRVIAATNRNLKEAIEEKVFREDLYYRLNVFPIHVPPLRERRPDIPPLLHSFLQRFNREFNKHIREISREALDLLTRYAWPGNVRELRNVVERICIMNQGDVIRPDVLPREIRGEIAPRESLISFEIPPEGILLEATVEQLEKELIAQAAKITGGNVAKTARLLNVPRGTLRYKMEKYQLSGVD